The Brachyhypopomus gauderio isolate BG-103 chromosome 1, BGAUD_0.2, whole genome shotgun sequence genome includes a window with the following:
- the LOC143512024 gene encoding uncharacterized protein LOC143512024 isoform X1 — protein sequence MRQGSEMLKFYVIVIGQIFNCHLNFVERLKKRLQIHEVNSEEESDFILAFVSIVSRVGTDIEFALPRFPTAQPVLLVVLHHTFEEQYMAPDSQIHVRHMSNVFAVDCLFHEDKGLLPCLRNEQALKAITDHLINTGASSNLDCGRNNGCQSGPRWTCTKFSCIMVLQVPMQWVSGVGRPEQS from the exons ATGCGTCAAG GATCAGAGATGCTGAAATTCTATGTCATCGTAATTGGGCAAATCTTTAACTGCCATCTAAACTTTGTGGAGCGGCTCAAAAAACGTCTTCAGATCCACGAAGTAAActcagaggaagagagtgactTCATCCTTGCTTTTGTGTCTATTGTGTCTCGGGTTGGGACTGACATTGAGTTTGCTCTACCCAGATTTCCAA CGGCCCAGCCTGTTCTTCTGGTGGTGCTCCACCACACCTTTGAAGAGCAGTACATGGCTCCAGACAGCCAGATCCATGTTAGGCACATGTCTAACGTGTTTGCTGTGGACTGCCTCTTTCATGAAGACAAAGGACTGCTCCCATGCCTGCGCAACGAGCAGGCGCTGAAAGCAATTACTGATCATCTCATCAATACAGGAGCTTCCAGTAATTTG GACTGTGGGAGAAATAATGGCTGCCAGTCTGGCCCAAGGTGGACCTGCACCAAATTTTCTTGCATTATGGTGCTACAAGTTCCTATGCAGTGGGTCTCTGGAGTTGGAAGACCTGAACAAAGCTGA
- the LOC143512024 gene encoding uncharacterized protein LOC143512024 isoform X2 — protein MRQGSEMLKFYVIVIGQIFNCHLNFVERLKKRLQIHEVNSEEESDFILAFVSIVSRVGTDIEFALPRFPTAQPVLLVVLHHTFEEQYMAPDSQIHVRHMSNVFAVDCLFHEDKGLLPCLRNEQALKAITDHLINTGASSNLLPQKNQKKYQKCLIYCMIGFIITAIVVVVSVYFLTKN, from the exons ATGCGTCAAG GATCAGAGATGCTGAAATTCTATGTCATCGTAATTGGGCAAATCTTTAACTGCCATCTAAACTTTGTGGAGCGGCTCAAAAAACGTCTTCAGATCCACGAAGTAAActcagaggaagagagtgactTCATCCTTGCTTTTGTGTCTATTGTGTCTCGGGTTGGGACTGACATTGAGTTTGCTCTACCCAGATTTCCAA CGGCCCAGCCTGTTCTTCTGGTGGTGCTCCACCACACCTTTGAAGAGCAGTACATGGCTCCAGACAGCCAGATCCATGTTAGGCACATGTCTAACGTGTTTGCTGTGGACTGCCTCTTTCATGAAGACAAAGGACTGCTCCCATGCCTGCGCAACGAGCAGGCGCTGAAAGCAATTACTGATCATCTCATCAATACAGGAGCTTCCAGTAATTTG CTCCCACAAAAGAACCAGAAGAAGTACCAGAAATGTTTAATATATTGTATGATAGGTTTTATTATTACTGCAATTGTGGTTGTAGTATCTGTGTACTTTTTAACTAAGAATTAA
- the LOC143512024 gene encoding uncharacterized protein LOC143512024 isoform X3: MCLVEMMYPLIEGMIGGIEKRFFEGGRHGKRPKYSLSDLDKCHFKTVGEIMAASLAQGGPAPNFLALWCYKFLCSGSLELEDLNKADLGDDQYIDLISKVELATECTIKDLTEDILSCGYTGLIIREKKDEISRQEDTDPNADC; this comes from the exons ATGTGCTTGGTTGAAATGATGTATCCTCTGATTGAAGGAATGATAGGAGGCATCGAGAAGCGTTTCTTTGAAGGGGGCAGACATGGCAAGAGACCAAAATATTCGCTGTCTGATTTGGACAAATGTCACTTTAA GACTGTGGGAGAAATAATGGCTGCCAGTCTGGCCCAAGGTGGACCTGCACCAAATTTTCTTGCATTATGGTGCTACAAGTTCCTATGCAGTGGGTCTCTGGAGTTGGAAGACCTGAACAAAGCTGATCTGGGAGACGATCAGTATATTGATCTCATTTCAAAG GTGGAGTTGGCTACAGAGTGTACAATTAAAGACTTGACTGAGGATATCTTGAGCTGTGGGTACACAGGACTTATCATCCGGGAGAAGAAGGATGAAATAAGCCG CCAGGAAGAcacggatccaaatgcggattgctga